GACGCTGAGCTGACGACGGTCAGTCGGCCTCGGGCAGCTTGAAGTCGGAGTCCTGCAGCTCCTCGACGTTGACGTCCTTGAACGTGAGCACCTTGACGTTCTTGGCGAACCGGGCCGGCCGGTAGATGTCCCACACCCAGGCGTCGTTCATCGACACCTCGAAGTACGCGTCCCCGGTCTCGGACCGCACCTTCACGTCCACCGCGTTGCACAGGTAGAAGCGCCGGTCGGTCTCCACGACGTACTTGAAGATGCGGACGACGTCCCGGTACTCGCGGTAGAGCGCGAGCTCCATCTCCGACTCGTACCGCTCCAGGTCCTCTGAGCTCATGCCGTCCCCTTCGTCGAAGAACCACGGTACGAAGAGGCCGGCATGATCGCTGCCTCATGACTCGCTCGCTGGCGCTCGCTCATGCCATCTGCTCCATCGCTGCCTTGACGTTCACGTAGGTCTTGCGGTGCTGGTCGCACGGTCCGTGGTCCCGCAGGGCCGCCTGGTGCACGGGCGTGCTGTAGCCCTTGTGCGTGGCGAAATCGTACGCCGGGAAGTCCTCGTGCATGCGCACCATGAGGCGGTCGCGTGTCACCTTCGCCACCACGGACGCCGCCGCGATCGACGCGGAGACCCGGTCGCCCTTCCAGACCGCGAGCCCCGGGACGCCGAGGCCGTCCACCGGGAACCCGTCGGTGAGGACGTAGCCCGGACGGATCTCGAGGCGCCACAGCGCACGACGCAGGGCCGCGATGTTGGCCTGGTGCAGGCCCATGCGGTCGCAGTCGGCAGCCGGGACGACGACGACCGAGACGTCGACGGCCCGCTTCATGATGAGGTCGAAGCACGCCTCGCGACGCTTCTCCGTGAGCAGCTTGGAGTCGGCCAGGCCGGGGATCTGCCGGTCGAGGACGACCGCGGCGGCCACCAGCGGACCGGCGCACGCCCCGCGGCCGGCCTCGTCGACGCCGGCGACGGGGTGCAGTCCCTGACGGGCCAGCGCGCGCTCGTAGCCGTACAGGCCGGCGTCACGGCGGATCGTCGAGCCCTTGGCGAGGCGGGTCACGGCGCGCTCACTTCCGGTTGACGGTCTCGAACGTCTCGGGCTTGTGGATGAACCCGGCACGGCCGAACGGCCACACCCGGAGCCAGGCCTTGCCCACGACGGACTTCTCGGACACCTGTCCCCCGCCGGGGTCGCCCAGGTGGCCGCGCGAGTCGTACGAGTTGCCGCGGTTGTCGCCCATGACCCACAGGTACCCCTTGCGGACCTTCACCTCGAACGTCTTGTCCTTGGTCGCCGACTCGTCCAGCAGGTAGGACTCGTCGAGCTCCTTGCCGTTGACCGTCAGCTTGCCCTCGCTGCAGCAGCGGATCGTGTCGCCACCGACGCCGATGACCCGCTTGATGAGGTGACCGCCGGTCGGGAACAGGCCGATCTTCTCCAGGCCGCTCTGCACGAAGTTGCTGGCGTGGCGGGAGTCCTCGGGGCTGAGCCAACCTCCCGGGTCGTCGAAGACCACGACGTCGCCGCGCTTCACGTCGCCGCCCCAGTAGGAGACCTTCTGGACCAGGATCTTGTCGTCGACCAGCATCGTCGGCTCCATCGACTCCGACGGGATGTAGAACGCCTGGAGGAAGAACGTCTTGACGACGACCGCCATCACCATGGCGGTGGCGACGAGAAGGATCGACTCCTGCCATACGGGGAGCTGCCGCTTCTTGTCACTCACCCGGCGAGCCTAGCCGCACCGCGCAACGACCTCCGCTGCGGACTCGCGTGTCGAGGCGAGGCGCTCAGGGCTTCTTGACGTCCGCGAACGCGTCGGTGCCGTCGACGAATCCGGCACGCTTCAACGGCCAGACGCGCAGCCACGCCTTGCCCACGACACTGGACTCGCGGATGAAGCCGCGGCCCGGGTCGGTGATGTGCTGCGGGGACGCCAGCGAGTTGCCGCGGTTGTCGCCCATGACCCACAGGCTGCCCTTCGGCACGACGACGTCGAAGCGGGTGTCCTTGGTGGCCGTCGGGTCCAGGACGTACGGCTCCTGGATCGTGCGGCCGTTGACCGTCAACCGGCTGTCGGTGCAGCACGTGACGTGGTCGCCGCCGACACCGACGACGCGCTTGATGAGGTGGCCACCGCTCGGCAGCAGACCGACCTTCTCCAGACCACGCTGCAGCACGTTGCCCGCGGGCTGGGAGTCCTCGGGGCCGAGCCAGCCTCCGGGATCGTCGAACACGACGATGTCCCCGCGCCTCACGTCGCCGCCCCAGTAGGAGACCTTCTGGACGAGGATCTTGTCGTCGACCAGCATCGAAGGCTCCATGGAGCCCGACGGGATGTAGAAAGCCTGGACGAAGAACGTCTTCACGACGACCGCCAGGAGCACCGCCACCACGACCAGCAGGATCGACTCCTGCCAGACCGGGAGCTGCCGACGCCGCCGGCCACCTTTCGGCAGCGGGTCGGTCGTCGGCAGCGGGCGCGACTCAGACGTCGCGCTTCTCCTTGATCTTGGCAGCCTTGCCGCGCAGGTTGCGCAGGTAGTACAGCTTGGCGCGACGCACGTCGCCGCGGATCGCGACGTCGATGTGGTCGATCACGGGCGTGTGCAGCGGGAACGTGCGCTCCACGCCGACACCGAAGCTGACCTTGCGGACCGTGAAGGTCCGGCCGATGCCCGAGCCCTGGACCTTGATGCAGACACCCTTGAAGACCTGGATGCGCGAGCGGCTGCCCTCGATGACCTTCACGTGAACCTCGAGCGTGTCGCCCGCACGGAAGGTGGGCAGGTCGGTGCGCAGCGACTCGCTGGCGACCTGGTCGATGATGTTGGTCATGGTTCTGCTCCTCGCTGGTGCCACAGGTCACCCACGGCTGGGTTGTTCGAAAAGGAAGTGGTGCGGCGGTGATCGACGGTTCCCCTGTGGCAGATCCGTCCGGCGCCAAGGGTCAATATTGCCACACCGGTGCGCGTCCGAGCCAATCGGTGACCGCCCTGCCCGCCGGGAGACGGCGACGCGCCCGCCGGGAGGTCCGGCGGGCGCGTCGGGTGGTCCATCGGGATGGACGGACGACGCTCAGACGAGCGCGTAGCCCTCCTCACCGTGGAGGACGGAGTCGATGCCCGCCGACTCCTCGTCCTGGTGGATGCGGAAGCCGATCGTGCGGTTGATGACCGTGGCGATGGCGTACGACACCACGAACGAGTACACCGCGACGGCGATCGCCGAGACCGCCTGCAGGATCAGCTGGTCGAGGTTGCCCCCGCCGGTGAACAGGCCGGTCTCCATCGCGAAGAAGCCCAGGTAGAGCGTGCCGATGATGCCGGCGACCAGGTGGATGCCGACGACGTCGAGCGAGTCGTCGTAGCCGAGCTTGAACTTCAGGTCGACCGCGATGGCGCAGACGCCACCGGCGAGCAGGCCGAGCACGATGGCCCAGATGGGCTGCAGCGCGACACAGGACGGAGTGATCGCGACCAGGCCGGCGACAGCACCGGACGCCGCGCCGACCGACGTGGCCTTGCCGTTCTTGAAGTGCTCGACGATGATCCAGCCGAGGATGCCGGCCGCGGGGCAGACGATCGTGTTGACGAAGATCAGCGTGGCCATGCCGTCGCCGGCGGCCGCCCCGGTGTTGAAGCCGAACCAGCCGAACCACAGGATCGCCGCGCCGATCAGCACGAGCGGGACGTTGTGGGGCTTCTGCAGCTCCTTGCTGAAGCCGACACGCTGGCCGAGCACGAGGGCGAGGGCCAGGGCCGCAGCACCCGCGTTGATGTGGACGGCGGTGCCGCCGGCGAAGTCGATCGTCGAGGCGTCGATGCCGAGGTTGTCACCGAGGTTGCCGATCCAGCCGGTCATGCCGTCGTCGTTGAACGCGAACACCCACCCGGCGACCGGGAAGTAGACGAGCGTGGCGAACAGGCCGGCGAACAGCATCCACGGGAAGAACCGCGCACGATCGGCGATGGCGCCCGAGATCAGGGCCACCGTGATGATCGCGAAGGTCGAGCCGAAGGCGACACTGGCCAGGACGCCACCGTCACCGCCGCCGAACGAGTCCTTGGCGGCGTCCCACTGACCGAAGTCCGAGAACGGGTTGCCGAGCACCTGCTTGATCCAGTCGCTGCCGCTGTTGTCCAGCGTCGCCATGTTGGCGCCGTACAGCACCCACAGGACGCCGACCAGGCCGATGGCGCCGAAGCTGAGCATCATCATGGAGACGACGCTCTTGGCCTTGACGAGTCCTCCGTAGAAGAACGCCAGGCCCGGTGTCATGAACAGGACGAGGGCTGCGGAGACCAGCAGCCAGATAGTTCCGGGGGTCATGAGAAACCTCTCTGAGGGGGGTGTCGTTCGGCCGGCAGAGCGACGCTGCTGCTGTCGGGCGCGAGACACACTGTGTCGCCACGAGGTTTTGCGAGGCTTGCCTCAGCATTTCGCGGGCGTTACGTGCCCTGCGATCGTGTTAATTCCACGTCGCCCCGGGCACCACCTGACCCGTGGGCCCCGGGCGGCTCAGGCGTCAGCCGAGCAGGTCGGGACGGCGTCGACGCGTGCGCTCCAGCGCCTGCTCGCGGCGCCATGCGGCGATCGCGGCGTGGTTGCCCGAGAGCAGGACCGGCGGGACGTCGCGGCCGCGCCAGCTCGAGGGCTTGGTGTAGACGGGGTACTCCAGCAGCCCGTCGTCGCCGTGGGACTCCTCGACCAGGGACGCCGGGTTGCCCATGAAGCCCGGCACGAGCCGGACGATGGCCTCGATCATCGCCAGGGCGGCGACCTCTCCGCCGTTGAGGACGAAGTCACCGAGCGAGATCTCCTCGACGCGCCACCGGTCGGAGGCCTCGTCGATCACGCGCTGGTCGATGCCCTCGTAGCGGCCGCACGCGAAGAGCAGGTGGGACTCGCCGCTCAGGCGCTCGGCCGTCCGCTGGGTGAAAGGCGTGCCCGAGGGGGTCGGGACCACGACGACGGCCTGCTCGCTCGCGAGGGAGTCCAGGGCCTCCCCCCACGGCTCGGCCTTCATCACCATGCCGGCCCCGCCCCCGTACGGGGTGTCGTCCACGCTGCGGTGCTTGTCGTGGGTGAAGTCGCGCAGGTCGTGGGTCCGGATCGTGAGCAGACCGGACGACTGCGCCTTGCCGGCGAGCGAGAGCTGCAGCGCGTCCAGGTAGGCCGGGAAGATCGAGACGACGTCGACGCGCACGTCAGGCCTCGAGGTCGGAGGCGGCGTTCTCGGCCTTCGACGGGTCCAGCAGTCCCTCGACGTCCGCGACCGTGACGAACCCGCCACGGACGTCCACCACCGGCACGAGCTCGGTGACGAACGGGATCAGCACCTCACGGCCGTCGACGTCGACGGCCAGGGTGTCCTGGTACGGCAGGTGGACGAGTCCGGTCACGCTGCCGACGACGGCATCGCCCGAGCGGACCTCGAGGCCGACCAGCTGGTGGTCGTAGAACTCGTCGGGGTCCTCGGGGACGTCCGCGGGATCCACCTCGGCCTCGAGCACCGTGCCGTGCAGGGCCTCGGCCGCGTTGCGGTCGGGGACCTCGTCGAACGCCACGACGAGGCGGCCACCGTGGTGGCGCGCCTTCGTCACGGTCAGCCTGCGTCGTCCGGCGACGACAGACGAGCCCGGGGCGAAACGCCGCTCGGGCTCGTCTGTACGGATGTCGACGTTCAGCTCACCACGGATCCCGTGGGCACGACCGATACGGCCGATGACGACCAGCATCGTCAGCTGCGACGATCGACGTCCACGAAGTCGATGCGCGCGCCGCCACGACCGGCGATCGCGCCCGCGACCTTGCGGACGGCCGTGGCCGTACGGCCCTGTCGGCCGATGACCTTGCCGAGGTCGTCCGGGTTGACCCGGACCTCGAACAGCTCGCCGTTGCGCGTCTGCTTCACACGCACGTCGACGTCGTCAGGGCTGTCGACGATGCCGGCGACGAGGTGCTCGATGACCTCGACCAGAGGGGCGGCCACGATCAGGCCTTGGCCTCGTCGGACGACGCGGCGTCGTCAGCCTTGGCGTCGTCAGCCTTGGCCTCGTCGGCCGCCGGCTCCTCAGCCTTGGGCTCCTCGGCCTTGGGCTCAGCCTTCTTGGCGGCGGCCTTCTTGGTCACCGCGTCCGACTTGGGCTCGCTGTGGAGCTCCTTGAGGGCGTCCTGGAAGATGTCTTCCTTGGAGCGCTTCTCCTCGGCGAACTTCATGGTGTTCTGGCCACCGATGTCACCGGTGATCTTCAGCAGGGCGGCGACGGCCTCGGTCGGCTGGGCGCCGACTCCGAGCCAGTACTGCGCGCGCTCTCCGTCGACGTTGATGATCGACGGCTCGGCCTTGGGGTTGTACGTGCCGATCTCCTCGATCACGCGGCCGTCGCGCTTGGTGCGCGAGTCGGCGACGACGATGCGGTAGAACGGCGTACGGATCTTGCCCATGCGCTTCAGGCGAATCTTGACTGCCACGAGTGTGGTGTCTCCTCAGATGTGTGTGTGGTTGAGCTGTCGGTGGCGCGTGGGGACACGGCCGACGAGATCGGTGAGCCGGACTACGTCGAGATGAGAGGGTCCCGACGCGTACGGACGCAAGGGCTCATTCTGCCAGAGTTCTCCCGCGGGCTCCAATTCGGCCCGCGATTCGGCACGGAGCCGCCCTGCCGTCTACGAGCGGGGCGCCCAGCCGGGCGGGCCGAAGACGTACCCGAGCTTGTCCCGCACACCACGGGCCCGGCGGACGTCCTGCCAGATCTTCTTGTACTCCCCGTACTGCAGCGACCAGACGTTGTACGTCCCGACCGGGTACGTCAGGCCGTACGTCGGCCGGTGCAGCTCGGTCTGGAACGAGCCGAGCAGGCGGTCCCAGACGATGAGGATGCCGCCGTAGTTCTTGTCGAGGTAGATCGGGTCCGAGCCGTGGTGCACGCGGTGGTGCGACGGGGTGTTGAACACGGCCTCCCACCAGCGCGGGAACTTCTCGATCTTCTCGGTGTGCAGGTGGAACTGCCAGATCAGGTTGAGCGAGAAGACGAAGTAGATCATCCACGGCGGGACGCCCAGCAGCGGCAGGGGCAGCCAGATCATCACCTCGAACCACTGGTTCCACTTCTGGCGCAGGGCCGTCGAGAAGTTGAAGAACATGCTCGAGTGGTGGGCCTGGTGGCCGGCCCAGCCGAGGCGTACGCGGTGCGCGAAGCGGTGGTAGACGTACCAGAGGAAGTCGACACCGATGATGACCCCGACCCACGTCCACGGGTTGGCCGCCGAGAGGTGCCAGGGCGCCAGGTGGACGTACAGGACCGTGTAGAGCAGGAAGGCGGCCGTGCGGAAGACCGCGGAGTACGCGATCGAGGCCGCGAACATGGTCAGGCTCGTGCGCGTGTCCTCGGCGAGGTAGCCCTTGACCTGGTGCGCCGCGTGCTCGTCACGGTCGTGCGCCTCCTCGCGGCGGACCGCGAACATCTCGATCACCATGAAGAGCAGGAAGAACGGGATCGCGGCACCGGCCGGATCCTTCAAGTTGTGCGAAAAGGCCTCCCACATGCCGCGCTCATGGCACGGCCGGAGATCGCCCGGAGGCACTTCGGGTCACACATATGACCCGAAGGACACATCAACGGGTCACTGGCGACGGACGCGGCGTCCGGAGATGCGTCGCGGCCGCAGCACGATGAGCACGTCGCGCTCCCCCGGCGCCCACGGCCGTGGCCGCGCGCCGGCTGCGACCTGGGCGATGAGGTCGGGATCCTCGACCCGGGCCGTCGGTCCGTGGGCGGTCACGTCCCAGCCCTTCTGGTAGATCTCCTCGCGGTGGTCCACCGCGAACGCCACGTCGTCGTTCCCGTCGGCGAGCGACGAGATGGTGGAGCCTGCCATCGTGCGAAAGTAGATGTCCGAACCGTCGAGGACGAAGTTGACCGGCAGCAGCTGCTGCCCCTCGCCGTCGACGAACGCGAGCCAGCCGACCGTGGTGGTCTGCATGAGCTCGAGGCACTCATCTTGCGGGATCTCGGTGAACCGTCCGGTGGTCTGCGTCATGTGGCGTCCTCCTGGCTTCGGTCACCATCCTCACACGGGCCCGGTCGCCGCGCCTATGCTCGCGTCATGTCCGACGTGAGGATCCTCCACCACTCCGCCTGCTCGACGTCCCGGCACGCCCTCGACGAGGCCACGGCGGCCGGCGTCGACGTCGAGGTGGTTCAGTACCTCAAGCAGCCGCTGTCGCGCGACGAGCTGCTCGAGCTCATCGGCCGGCTCGAGGACCCGCCCGCGGACCTCGTGCGCAAGGACGGCTTCTTCAAGGGCCTCGAGCTCGACCCCGCGTCGTACGAGACGCCCGAGGCGGTCGCCGACCTGCTGGTCGAGCACCCCCGTCTCATGCAGCGTCCCGTGCTGGTGCGCGGTGACCGCGCGATCATCGGCCGCCCGAAGGACCGGGTGGCGGCCTTCCTCGCCGAGTCCCGCTAGACCGCCGGCGCCGCGAACTGCGCCGAGTACAGCCGCTCGTACGCCCCGCCGGCCGCCCGGAGCGAGTCGTGGGTGCCCTGCTCGACGATGTGCCCGTCCTCCATCACGACGATGTGGTCCGCGTCGCGGATCGTCGACAGGCGGTGGGCGATGACGAAGGACGTCCGTCCCGCCCGCAGCTGCTCCATGGCCCCCTGGACGAGCGACTCGGTGCGGGTGTCGACCGAGCTCGTGGCCTCGTCCAGGACGAGGATCGACGGATCGGCCAGGAAGGCCCGCGCGATCGTCAGCAGCTGGCGCTGGCCCGCGCTGACGTTCGTGCCCTGGTCCTCGATCACGGTGTCGTAGCCGTCCGGCAGCGTGCGCACGAAGTGGTCGACGAACGCGGCCTCGGACGCCGCGATGATCTCGTCCTCGGTCGCGTCGTCGGCACCGTACGCGATGTTGTCGCGGATCGTGCCCTTGAACAGCCAGGTGTCCTGCAGCACGACACCGAAGTTGCGGCGCAGCGGCCCACGGTCCATCCGGGCGATGTCGACACCGTCGAGGGTGATGCGGCCCGCGTCGACGTCGTAGAAGCGCAGGACGAGGTTGGTCAGCGTGGTCTTGCCTGCCCCGGTCGGGCCCACGATCGCGATCGTCTGGCCGGGCTCGGCCACCAGGTCGAGGTGCTCGATGAGGGGCTCGTCCGGCACGTACGAGAACGACACGTCCTCGAACACGACCCGCCCGCGCACCGGGTCCGGGAAGGGCGCGTCGGCCTCGTCGGGACGTTCCTCGTCCTCGTCGAGCAGGCCGAAGACCCGCTCGGCCGACGCGACGCCGGACTGGAGCACCTGGATCATGGCGGCGAGCTGGGTCAGCGGCTGGGTGAACTGCCGGGAGTACTGGATGAAC
Above is a genomic segment from Aeromicrobium chenweiae containing:
- a CDS encoding DUF2469 domain-containing protein, with product MSSEDLERYESEMELALYREYRDVVRIFKYVVETDRRFYLCNAVDVKVRSETGDAYFEVSMNDAWVWDIYRPARFAKNVKVLTFKDVNVEELQDSDFKLPEAD
- a CDS encoding ribonuclease HII, producing the protein MTRLAKGSTIRRDAGLYGYERALARQGLHPVAGVDEAGRGACAGPLVAAAVVLDRQIPGLADSKLLTEKRREACFDLIMKRAVDVSVVVVPAADCDRMGLHQANIAALRRALWRLEIRPGYVLTDGFPVDGLGVPGLAVWKGDRVSASIAAASVVAKVTRDRLMVRMHEDFPAYDFATHKGYSTPVHQAALRDHGPCDQHRKTYVNVKAAMEQMA
- the lepB gene encoding signal peptidase I, which translates into the protein MSDKKRQLPVWQESILLVATAMVMAVVVKTFFLQAFYIPSESMEPTMLVDDKILVQKVSYWGGDVKRGDVVVFDDPGGWLSPEDSRHASNFVQSGLEKIGLFPTGGHLIKRVIGVGGDTIRCCSEGKLTVNGKELDESYLLDESATKDKTFEVKVRKGYLWVMGDNRGNSYDSRGHLGDPGGGQVSEKSVVGKAWLRVWPFGRAGFIHKPETFETVNRK
- the lepB gene encoding signal peptidase I — translated: MPKGGRRRRQLPVWQESILLVVVAVLLAVVVKTFFVQAFYIPSGSMEPSMLVDDKILVQKVSYWGGDVRRGDIVVFDDPGGWLGPEDSQPAGNVLQRGLEKVGLLPSGGHLIKRVVGVGGDHVTCCTDSRLTVNGRTIQEPYVLDPTATKDTRFDVVVPKGSLWVMGDNRGNSLASPQHITDPGRGFIRESSVVGKAWLRVWPLKRAGFVDGTDAFADVKKP
- the rplS gene encoding 50S ribosomal protein L19, with translation MTNIIDQVASESLRTDLPTFRAGDTLEVHVKVIEGSRSRIQVFKGVCIKVQGSGIGRTFTVRKVSFGVGVERTFPLHTPVIDHIDVAIRGDVRRAKLYYLRNLRGKAAKIKEKRDV
- a CDS encoding ammonium transporter translates to MTPGTIWLLVSAALVLFMTPGLAFFYGGLVKAKSVVSMMMLSFGAIGLVGVLWVLYGANMATLDNSGSDWIKQVLGNPFSDFGQWDAAKDSFGGGDGGVLASVAFGSTFAIITVALISGAIADRARFFPWMLFAGLFATLVYFPVAGWVFAFNDDGMTGWIGNLGDNLGIDASTIDFAGGTAVHINAGAAALALALVLGQRVGFSKELQKPHNVPLVLIGAAILWFGWFGFNTGAAAGDGMATLIFVNTIVCPAAGILGWIIVEHFKNGKATSVGAASGAVAGLVAITPSCVALQPIWAIVLGLLAGGVCAIAVDLKFKLGYDDSLDVVGIHLVAGIIGTLYLGFFAMETGLFTGGGNLDQLILQAVSAIAVAVYSFVVSYAIATVINRTIGFRIHQDEESAGIDSVLHGEEGYALV
- the trmD gene encoding tRNA (guanosine(37)-N1)-methyltransferase TrmD; translated protein: MRVDVVSIFPAYLDALQLSLAGKAQSSGLLTIRTHDLRDFTHDKHRSVDDTPYGGGAGMVMKAEPWGEALDSLASEQAVVVVPTPSGTPFTQRTAERLSGESHLLFACGRYEGIDQRVIDEASDRWRVEEISLGDFVLNGGEVAALAMIEAIVRLVPGFMGNPASLVEESHGDDGLLEYPVYTKPSSWRGRDVPPVLLSGNHAAIAAWRREQALERTRRRRPDLLG
- the rimM gene encoding ribosome maturation factor RimM (Essential for efficient processing of 16S rRNA) encodes the protein MLVVIGRIGRAHGIRGELNVDIRTDEPERRFAPGSSVVAGRRRLTVTKARHHGGRLVVAFDEVPDRNAAEALHGTVLEAEVDPADVPEDPDEFYDHQLVGLEVRSGDAVVGSVTGLVHLPYQDTLAVDVDGREVLIPFVTELVPVVDVRGGFVTVADVEGLLDPSKAENAASDLEA
- a CDS encoding RNA-binding protein yields the protein MAAPLVEVIEHLVAGIVDSPDDVDVRVKQTRNGELFEVRVNPDDLGKVIGRQGRTATAVRKVAGAIAGRGGARIDFVDVDRRS
- the rpsP gene encoding 30S ribosomal protein S16, which gives rise to MAVKIRLKRMGKIRTPFYRIVVADSRTKRDGRVIEEIGTYNPKAEPSIINVDGERAQYWLGVGAQPTEAVAALLKITGDIGGQNTMKFAEEKRSKEDIFQDALKELHSEPKSDAVTKKAAAKKAEPKAEEPKAEEPAADEAKADDAKADDAASSDEAKA
- a CDS encoding sterol desaturase family protein, whose protein sequence is MWEAFSHNLKDPAGAAIPFFLLFMVIEMFAVRREEAHDRDEHAAHQVKGYLAEDTRTSLTMFAASIAYSAVFRTAAFLLYTVLYVHLAPWHLSAANPWTWVGVIIGVDFLWYVYHRFAHRVRLGWAGHQAHHSSMFFNFSTALRQKWNQWFEVMIWLPLPLLGVPPWMIYFVFSLNLIWQFHLHTEKIEKFPRWWEAVFNTPSHHRVHHGSDPIYLDKNYGGILIVWDRLLGSFQTELHRPTYGLTYPVGTYNVWSLQYGEYKKIWQDVRRARGVRDKLGYVFGPPGWAPRS
- a CDS encoding pyridoxamine 5'-phosphate oxidase family protein gives rise to the protein MTQTTGRFTEIPQDECLELMQTTTVGWLAFVDGEGQQLLPVNFVLDGSDIYFRTMAGSTISSLADGNDDVAFAVDHREEIYQKGWDVTAHGPTARVEDPDLIAQVAAGARPRPWAPGERDVLIVLRPRRISGRRVRRQ
- a CDS encoding arsenate reductase family protein codes for the protein MSDVRILHHSACSTSRHALDEATAAGVDVEVVQYLKQPLSRDELLELIGRLEDPPADLVRKDGFFKGLELDPASYETPEAVADLLVEHPRLMQRPVLVRGDRAIIGRPKDRVAAFLAESR